Proteins co-encoded in one Nicotiana sylvestris chromosome 7, ASM39365v2, whole genome shotgun sequence genomic window:
- the LOC104211336 gene encoding uncharacterized protein isoform X2 yields MLQLFLSKPSWKENVDDESAEQRKALLNELESVIWSLISVEGRSESRLWLCIAIADVRSITPRNQHELFMTLLRSKPLKRPLVGQLLRLLFQKEPQKAGHIIAKKCFLLENFFKGNQNRILQWFSNFAGTGYATHTKGAKALSQFAFVNRDICWEELEWRGKHGQSPAMVATKPHYFLDLDVERTVENFLDMFVDLMYKEDLKEVWEIIDEFLIEQSFSFLCQHLLIVLGEQDLKVFLDLLQRHVKPRLQKMDCHDSSFWLEIILSKCDGSNSLDQLLLLNAVTTQTRQLMRFIRDEGSQEQKEKVKHIVFQICTPTICKDSFIPILRECFSRKSLGTIKWLGLQSWAFHYYLSEEFQHSSSWECLFVSNDISFRKSKTYPILDHDQLLEESESVQDTRSARNKRKKMQKHKKKKRRNLEFEELDGVEFADVIEDRAEFHLTSGDWLLSTDGYSTTWSSVDLPEHLSKHCFFTWMKWVIEGMER; encoded by the exons ATGCTGCAGTTATTTCTATCTAAACCATCATGGAAGGAAAATGTAGATGATGAATCAGCTGAACAGAGAAAAGCTCTTCTAAATGAGCTAGAATCAGTCATCTGGTCACTGATATCGGTGGAAGGTCGATCTGAATCTCGTCTTTGGCTTTGCATTGCTATCGCAGATGTACGGTCTATAACACCTCGTAATCAACATGAGTTATTCATGACCTTATTGAGGTCTAAGCCACTAAAGCGGCCCTTAGTCGGACAACTCCTACGATTGCTTTTCCAGAAGGAACCTCAGAAAGCAGGGCATATCATTGCAAAGAAATGCTTTTTATTAGAAAATTTCTTCAAAG GAAACCAAAACCGTATTTTGCAGTGGTTCTCTAATTTTGCTGGTACTGGTTATGCAACCCATACAAAGGGGGCTAAGGCACTGTCCCAGTTTGCTTTTGTAAATAGAGACATCTGTTGGGAGGAGCTCGAGTGGAGGGGGAAACATGGGCAATCTCCTGCAATGGTTGCTACAAAGCCCCACTATTTTCTTGATCTGGATGTCGAACGAACAGTGGAGAATTTTCTTGA TATGTTTGTTGACTTGATGTACAAGGAGGATTTGAAAGAAGTTTGGGAAATTATAGATGAGTTTCTCATTGAGCAATCTTTCTCTTTCTTATGTCAACACCTTCTCATCGTTCTTGGGGAACAAGATCTAAAggttttcttggatttactccaAAGACATGTTAAGCCAAGGTTGCAAAAGATGGATTGTCATGATTCTTCTTTTTGGCTGGAGATCATACTCTCCAAGTGTGATGGCAGTAATTCTCTTGATCAGTTGCTTCTCTTGAATGCAGTTACTACTCAAACTCGGCAGCTTATGCGATTTATACGTGACGAAGGAAGTCAGGAGCAAAAGGAAAAGGTTAAGCATATTGTTTTCCAAATTTGTACACCAACAATCTGTAAAGATAGCTTTATACCAATTCTAAGAGAATGTTTCAGCAGAAAATCTTTAGGAACTATAAAATGGTTGGGATTGCAGTCTTGGGCATTCCACTATTATTTATCTGAGGAATTCCAACATTCCAGTTCCTGGGAATGTTTATTTGTCAGCAATGACATAAGCTTTCGCAAGTCCAAGACTTATCCAATATTAGATCATGATCAACTTCTGGAAGAAAGTGAGTCTGTGCAGGACACCAGGTCAGCCAGAAATAAGCGCAAGAAAATgcaaaaacacaaaaagaaaaagagaaggaatCTTGAATTTGAAGAATTAGATGGGGTAGAATTTGCCGATGTTATTGAGGATAGAGCGGAATTTCATTTGACATCTGGTGACTGGTTGCTTTCTACTGATGGGTATTCAACTACTTGGAGCAGC GTAGACCTACCTGAGCACCTATCAAAACATTGCTTCTTCACGTGGATGAAGTGGGTTATTGAGGGCATGGAGAGATGA
- the LOC104211336 gene encoding uncharacterized protein isoform X1, producing the protein MLQLFLSKPSWKENVDDESAEQRKALLNELESVIWSLISVEGRSESRLWLCIAIADVRSITPRNQHELFMTLLRSKPLKRPLVGQLLRLLFQKEPQKAGHIIAKKCFLLENFFKGNQNRILQWFSNFAGTGYATHTKGAKALSQFAFVNRDICWEELEWRGKHGQSPAMVATKPHYFLDLDVERTVENFLEYVPEFWSSKEFAESLKDGDILTIDNNFFVSMFVDLMYKEDLKEVWEIIDEFLIEQSFSFLCQHLLIVLGEQDLKVFLDLLQRHVKPRLQKMDCHDSSFWLEIILSKCDGSNSLDQLLLLNAVTTQTRQLMRFIRDEGSQEQKEKVKHIVFQICTPTICKDSFIPILRECFSRKSLGTIKWLGLQSWAFHYYLSEEFQHSSSWECLFVSNDISFRKSKTYPILDHDQLLEESESVQDTRSARNKRKKMQKHKKKKRRNLEFEELDGVEFADVIEDRAEFHLTSGDWLLSTDGYSTTWSSVDLPEHLSKHCFFTWMKWVIEGMER; encoded by the exons ATGCTGCAGTTATTTCTATCTAAACCATCATGGAAGGAAAATGTAGATGATGAATCAGCTGAACAGAGAAAAGCTCTTCTAAATGAGCTAGAATCAGTCATCTGGTCACTGATATCGGTGGAAGGTCGATCTGAATCTCGTCTTTGGCTTTGCATTGCTATCGCAGATGTACGGTCTATAACACCTCGTAATCAACATGAGTTATTCATGACCTTATTGAGGTCTAAGCCACTAAAGCGGCCCTTAGTCGGACAACTCCTACGATTGCTTTTCCAGAAGGAACCTCAGAAAGCAGGGCATATCATTGCAAAGAAATGCTTTTTATTAGAAAATTTCTTCAAAG GAAACCAAAACCGTATTTTGCAGTGGTTCTCTAATTTTGCTGGTACTGGTTATGCAACCCATACAAAGGGGGCTAAGGCACTGTCCCAGTTTGCTTTTGTAAATAGAGACATCTGTTGGGAGGAGCTCGAGTGGAGGGGGAAACATGGGCAATCTCCTGCAATGGTTGCTACAAAGCCCCACTATTTTCTTGATCTGGATGTCGAACGAACAGTGGAGAATTTTCTTGAGTATGTTCCTGAATTTTGGTCATCTAAGGAATTTGCCGAGTCACTGAAAGATGGTGATATTCTGACcattgataataatttttttgTCAGTATGTTTGTTGACTTGATGTACAAGGAGGATTTGAAAGAAGTTTGGGAAATTATAGATGAGTTTCTCATTGAGCAATCTTTCTCTTTCTTATGTCAACACCTTCTCATCGTTCTTGGGGAACAAGATCTAAAggttttcttggatttactccaAAGACATGTTAAGCCAAGGTTGCAAAAGATGGATTGTCATGATTCTTCTTTTTGGCTGGAGATCATACTCTCCAAGTGTGATGGCAGTAATTCTCTTGATCAGTTGCTTCTCTTGAATGCAGTTACTACTCAAACTCGGCAGCTTATGCGATTTATACGTGACGAAGGAAGTCAGGAGCAAAAGGAAAAGGTTAAGCATATTGTTTTCCAAATTTGTACACCAACAATCTGTAAAGATAGCTTTATACCAATTCTAAGAGAATGTTTCAGCAGAAAATCTTTAGGAACTATAAAATGGTTGGGATTGCAGTCTTGGGCATTCCACTATTATTTATCTGAGGAATTCCAACATTCCAGTTCCTGGGAATGTTTATTTGTCAGCAATGACATAAGCTTTCGCAAGTCCAAGACTTATCCAATATTAGATCATGATCAACTTCTGGAAGAAAGTGAGTCTGTGCAGGACACCAGGTCAGCCAGAAATAAGCGCAAGAAAATgcaaaaacacaaaaagaaaaagagaaggaatCTTGAATTTGAAGAATTAGATGGGGTAGAATTTGCCGATGTTATTGAGGATAGAGCGGAATTTCATTTGACATCTGGTGACTGGTTGCTTTCTACTGATGGGTATTCAACTACTTGGAGCAGC GTAGACCTACCTGAGCACCTATCAAAACATTGCTTCTTCACGTGGATGAAGTGGGTTATTGAGGGCATGGAGAGATGA